Proteins from a single region of Verrucosispora sp. NA02020:
- a CDS encoding SMI1/KNR4 family protein, which produces MEESRRSLPAALAEAHAGEFDYRDGAGVDFEPYPQFLDPDETADWWRSWTGNPELDGAEYRVFGQDGTGGYAAFWLVRAGEPIERQPVVFLGSEGETGVVAPDLGSYLWLLADGFGPWEAAQYPEHEHEPQPDARLTEIAQRFAPDRRRSADEVVAAARAEFPDFDTQIDALCR; this is translated from the coding sequence GTGGAAGAGAGCCGTCGTAGCCTGCCCGCAGCGCTGGCCGAAGCGCACGCGGGGGAATTCGACTACCGCGACGGAGCCGGCGTCGACTTCGAGCCGTACCCGCAGTTCCTGGACCCGGACGAGACCGCCGACTGGTGGCGCTCCTGGACCGGCAACCCCGAGCTGGACGGGGCCGAGTACCGCGTCTTCGGGCAGGACGGCACCGGTGGCTACGCCGCGTTCTGGCTGGTCCGCGCCGGTGAGCCGATCGAACGACAGCCGGTGGTGTTCCTCGGATCGGAGGGCGAGACCGGGGTCGTGGCGCCGGACCTGGGGAGCTACCTGTGGCTGCTGGCGGACGGATTCGGTCCGTGGGAGGCGGCGCAGTACCCGGAGCACGAGCACGAGCCGCAGCCGGACGCGCGCCTCACCGAGATAGCACAGCGCTTCGCGCCGGATCGCCGTCGATCGGCGGACGAGGTGGTCGCGGCGGCGCGGGCGGAGTTCCCCGACTTCGACACGCAGATCGACGCCCTCTGCCGTTAG
- a CDS encoding cytochrome P450 — protein sequence MSRAVATEDITQLPELPLKRQCPYQPPEEYRELRERGTVTRARLFDGRPVWVVTGYAATRAILASPDTSVDVRQPAMPVPVPGMAGLRQSGSATIEALLRTDPPAHSRQRRAVLPSLTYKRISAWEPEIVRYTDAYLDRMLAESPPVDLLDVFAKPLVAEVLGRLLGVPEADVAHFQTVTYKRFNPVRSMTGYLTHLLTEGRDTLRDGQLRDLVERIDEGELTVEEATGLGIAIVLAGQDITVNTLGMSVLTLLTERTQLDLLRAEPERWPDAVEELLRYLSLTGATVRVATADLEVDGELIRAGEGIVLLLPGANRDAERFADPDVLDVRRAARGHLTFGFGIHQCVGQHLGRLELLIALRALFTRIPGLHLAVPVEQVPVKQGVVFGLGRLPVRW from the coding sequence GTGAGCAGAGCCGTGGCCACGGAAGACATCACGCAGCTACCCGAGCTGCCCCTGAAGCGTCAGTGCCCGTACCAGCCGCCGGAGGAATACCGGGAGCTGCGGGAGCGCGGGACGGTCACCCGGGCGCGGCTGTTCGACGGCCGTCCGGTCTGGGTCGTCACCGGGTACGCGGCGACCCGGGCGATCCTGGCCAGCCCGGACACCAGTGTGGACGTCCGGCAGCCGGCCATGCCGGTGCCGGTGCCCGGCATGGCGGGGCTGCGGCAGAGCGGTTCGGCGACCATCGAGGCGTTGCTGCGGACCGATCCGCCGGCGCACTCGCGGCAGCGGCGGGCGGTGCTGCCCAGCCTGACCTACAAGCGGATCAGCGCCTGGGAACCGGAGATCGTCCGGTACACCGACGCCTACCTGGACCGGATGCTGGCCGAGTCGCCGCCGGTGGACCTGCTCGACGTGTTCGCCAAGCCGCTGGTCGCGGAGGTCCTGGGTCGGCTGCTCGGGGTGCCGGAGGCGGACGTCGCGCACTTCCAGACGGTGACCTACAAGCGGTTCAATCCGGTCCGGTCGATGACCGGCTACCTGACCCACCTGCTCACCGAGGGTCGGGACACGCTGCGGGACGGCCAGTTGCGGGATCTGGTCGAGCGGATCGACGAGGGCGAGCTGACCGTCGAGGAGGCGACCGGCCTCGGCATCGCCATCGTGCTCGCCGGACAGGACATCACCGTCAACACGCTGGGCATGAGCGTGCTCACTCTGCTCACCGAGCGTACCCAGCTCGACCTGTTGCGGGCCGAGCCGGAGCGGTGGCCGGACGCGGTCGAGGAGCTGCTGCGGTACCTGTCGCTCACCGGTGCCACGGTCCGCGTCGCCACCGCCGACCTGGAGGTGGACGGCGAGCTGATCCGGGCCGGGGAGGGCATCGTGCTGCTGCTCCCCGGGGCCAACCGGGATGCGGAACGGTTCGCGGACCCCGACGTGCTGGACGTACGGCGGGCGGCACGCGGTCACCTGACCTTCGGCTTCGGCATCCACCAGTGCGTCGGCCAGCACCTGGGACGGCTGGAGCTGCTGATCGCGCTGCGGGCGCTGTTCACCCGGATCCCGGGGCTGCACCTGGCCGTACCGGTCGAGCAGGTCCCGGTCAAGCAGGGCGTGGTGTTCGGGCTCGGCCGGCTGCCGGTGCGGTGGTGA
- a CDS encoding ferredoxin yields MTVLLTVAAERCLGAGHCVRLAPEVFDEDDHGTVVLLVAEPEPDRVPAVREAAHLCPNRAISIQTTQQERER; encoded by the coding sequence ATGACGGTCCTGCTCACCGTCGCGGCGGAGCGCTGTCTCGGCGCCGGGCACTGCGTCCGGCTCGCGCCGGAGGTGTTCGACGAGGACGACCACGGGACGGTCGTGCTGCTGGTGGCCGAGCCGGAGCCGGACCGGGTCCCGGCCGTGCGGGAGGCCGCACACCTGTGCCCCAACCGAGCGATCTCGATTCAGACGACTCAGCAGGAGCGTGAACGGTGA
- a CDS encoding fatty acyl-AMP ligase — protein MTSFSARMEVNVAQFGERTAFTYVADPMRDDAPISYSYAQIHDAARRVGALFQDRLAAGDRAMLLYPPGPQLALAVLGCLYSGVIPIVVPVPDGQQHRSQRLTAIVRNARAAALLTEERVAGDVATWAEAAGVGDLPRLVTDATALPDVGQFRALPDDPDRIAFLQYTSGSTSQPRGVVVTHGNLADNAGVYQRILGAPSDARHGGWLPMHHDFGLIGLFLSPLYVGSTTVHMPASVFLRHPQSWLFLVDRFDVQISPAPNFAYEMCLNRIAEERLAGLDLSRWRVAVNGAEPVQASTLARFRDRFAPYGLRPEAVGPGYGLAEATLAVSCVGQYRLPRITRVDAAHLSRGQARPVGPDTDEATRDLVGCGATSEMDIRIVDPERHVLLPDGEVGEIWLRGPSVARGYWENPEATAAVFDAETACGERGFLRTGDLGVRLDDELYISGRIKELLIIRGRNLYPQDLEAEARTVHPALALGVGAAFSVPVPEEQVVLVHEVRAGRATPEELARISAAVRHRLSREFGVEASVLLVRPGGVSRTTSGKIQRVAVRRAFQEGSLTGTYADLTPEVRSHLDATDRDRELAGVAR, from the coding sequence GTGACCAGCTTCAGTGCCCGGATGGAGGTCAACGTCGCGCAGTTCGGCGAGCGGACCGCGTTCACCTACGTGGCCGACCCGATGCGTGACGACGCCCCGATCAGCTACTCGTACGCCCAGATCCACGACGCGGCCCGCCGGGTCGGCGCGCTGTTCCAGGACCGGCTGGCCGCCGGCGACCGGGCGATGCTGCTCTATCCGCCGGGCCCGCAGTTGGCCCTCGCCGTCCTCGGCTGCCTGTACTCCGGCGTGATCCCGATCGTGGTGCCGGTGCCGGACGGGCAGCAGCACCGCAGCCAGCGGCTCACCGCGATCGTCCGCAACGCGCGGGCCGCCGCCCTGCTCACCGAGGAGCGGGTGGCCGGTGACGTGGCCACCTGGGCGGAGGCGGCCGGGGTGGGCGACCTGCCGCGTCTGGTGACCGACGCGACCGCGCTGCCCGACGTCGGACAGTTCCGTGCCCTGCCCGACGACCCGGACCGGATCGCCTTCCTCCAGTACACCTCCGGGTCCACCAGCCAGCCCCGGGGCGTCGTGGTGACGCACGGCAACCTGGCCGACAACGCCGGGGTCTACCAGCGCATCCTCGGCGCGCCGTCGGACGCCCGGCACGGCGGCTGGCTGCCGATGCACCACGACTTCGGCCTGATCGGGCTCTTCCTCTCCCCGCTGTACGTCGGCAGCACCACCGTGCACATGCCCGCCTCGGTGTTCCTGCGGCACCCGCAGAGCTGGTTGTTCCTGGTGGACCGCTTCGACGTGCAGATCTCCCCGGCACCCAACTTCGCCTACGAGATGTGCCTGAACCGGATCGCCGAGGAGAGGCTCGCCGGCCTGGACCTGTCCCGTTGGCGGGTCGCGGTCAACGGCGCCGAGCCGGTCCAGGCGAGCACGCTGGCCCGCTTCCGCGACCGGTTCGCGCCCTACGGCCTGCGGCCGGAGGCGGTCGGCCCCGGCTATGGGCTGGCCGAGGCGACGCTTGCGGTCTCCTGCGTCGGGCAGTACCGGCTTCCCCGCATCACCCGGGTCGACGCCGCGCACCTAAGCCGGGGGCAGGCCCGACCGGTCGGGCCGGACACCGACGAGGCCACCCGTGACCTGGTCGGCTGCGGCGCGACGTCCGAGATGGACATCCGCATCGTCGACCCGGAGCGCCACGTGCTGCTCCCCGACGGTGAGGTGGGCGAGATCTGGCTGCGCGGACCGAGCGTCGCGCGCGGGTACTGGGAGAACCCCGAGGCCACGGCCGCCGTCTTCGACGCGGAGACCGCCTGTGGCGAGCGCGGTTTCCTGCGCACCGGCGACCTCGGGGTACGCCTCGACGACGAGCTGTACATCTCCGGGCGGATCAAGGAGCTGCTGATCATCCGGGGCCGCAACCTGTATCCGCAGGACCTGGAGGCCGAGGCGCGCACCGTGCATCCCGCGCTGGCGCTCGGTGTCGGAGCCGCGTTCAGCGTGCCGGTGCCCGAGGAGCAGGTGGTCCTGGTGCACGAGGTACGGGCCGGCCGGGCGACGCCGGAGGAGCTGGCCCGGATCTCGGCGGCGGTGCGGCACCGGTTGTCCCGCGAGTTCGGCGTGGAGGCGAGCGTGCTGCTGGTCCGCCCGGGCGGGGTGTCCCGGACCACCAGCGGCAAGATCCAGCGGGTCGCGGTCCGTCGCGCCTTCCAGGAGGGCTCGCTCACCGGCACGTACGCCGACCTCACCCCGGAGGTCCGCTCCCACCTGGACGCCACCGACCGGGATCGTGAGCTGGCCGGGGTGGCCCGATGA
- a CDS encoding acyl-CoA dehydrogenase family protein: protein MSAVTTISPGLLDAALATAEPFRPDRVAELDRTETFPTDAVRLLDELGVPDWYVPARFGGASTDHTQLVEVVRTIARHDLTAAIAHAKTYLGAVCVWVAGDPERAERLGARIRAGAVVSWALTERGHGSDLVAGELTATECPDGYRLDGEKWPINNATRAGTVCVLARTSADAGARGHSLFLVDKDRLAPGSYRTLPKARTHGIRGADISGLAFDGAVVPPEALVGRPGAGLEIVLKALQLTRVMAAGLSLGAVDHARELTLRFVRERELYGRRLIELPHVRRSFGEISAAALVAESVVLFAGRAAGALTGEMSVYSAVAKALAPTLVDEAIARCGELLGARAFLTTVYADGAFQKLERDHRIVGIFDGNTFVNRHSLITQFPRLVAGWRQRVRDVAGLRGVEVGAGLHGVEVGAPTDPGRLELFSRTGCSLVQSLPFLVEQVRTTAPESVVRLAAYVLDSAERLHDEMAALPPQGVTAGVEAFDLARRYEWCLAAAAVLHRWSAEPARPELAATLALIVDRIGGHRPDPAAFDRLTDDLKELS from the coding sequence ATGAGCGCCGTCACCACCATCTCGCCGGGCCTGCTGGACGCCGCCCTGGCCACGGCCGAGCCGTTCCGCCCGGACCGGGTCGCCGAGCTGGACCGGACCGAGACGTTCCCCACCGACGCCGTACGTCTGCTGGACGAGCTGGGGGTTCCCGACTGGTACGTGCCGGCGCGCTTCGGCGGCGCGTCGACCGATCACACGCAGCTCGTCGAGGTGGTCCGGACGATCGCCCGGCACGACCTGACCGCCGCGATCGCGCACGCCAAGACCTACCTGGGCGCGGTCTGCGTCTGGGTGGCCGGTGACCCGGAACGGGCCGAGCGGCTCGGGGCGCGGATCCGGGCCGGTGCGGTGGTCTCCTGGGCGCTGACCGAGCGCGGGCACGGCAGCGACCTGGTGGCCGGCGAGCTGACCGCCACCGAGTGCCCGGACGGGTACCGCCTGGACGGCGAGAAGTGGCCGATCAACAACGCCACCCGGGCCGGGACGGTCTGCGTGCTCGCCCGCACCTCGGCCGACGCCGGGGCACGCGGCCACAGCCTGTTCCTGGTCGACAAGGACCGGCTCGCCCCGGGCAGCTACCGGACGTTGCCGAAGGCGCGTACGCACGGCATCCGGGGCGCGGACATCAGCGGCCTCGCCTTCGACGGTGCGGTGGTGCCGCCCGAGGCGCTGGTCGGGCGGCCCGGTGCGGGCCTGGAGATCGTGCTCAAGGCGCTCCAGTTGACCCGGGTGATGGCGGCCGGGCTCTCGCTCGGCGCCGTCGACCACGCCCGGGAGCTGACCCTGCGGTTCGTGCGGGAGCGGGAGCTCTACGGTCGTCGGCTGATCGAGTTGCCGCACGTGCGGCGCAGCTTCGGGGAGATCTCCGCCGCCGCGCTGGTGGCGGAGTCGGTGGTGCTGTTCGCCGGGCGGGCGGCCGGCGCGCTGACCGGCGAGATGAGCGTCTACTCGGCGGTGGCGAAGGCGCTGGCGCCGACCCTGGTCGACGAGGCGATCGCGCGGTGCGGCGAGCTGCTCGGCGCCCGCGCGTTCCTGACCACCGTGTACGCCGACGGCGCGTTCCAGAAGCTGGAGCGGGACCACCGCATCGTGGGCATCTTCGACGGCAACACCTTCGTCAACCGGCACTCGCTGATCACCCAGTTCCCGCGTCTGGTGGCCGGCTGGCGGCAACGGGTCCGGGACGTCGCCGGGCTGCGGGGCGTCGAGGTCGGCGCAGGGCTGCACGGCGTCGAGGTCGGCGCACCCACCGACCCGGGTCGCCTGGAGCTGTTCTCCCGCACCGGATGCAGCCTGGTGCAGAGCCTGCCCTTCCTGGTGGAGCAGGTCCGCACGACGGCGCCGGAGAGCGTGGTGCGGCTCGCCGCGTACGTCCTGGACTCCGCCGAGCGGCTGCACGACGAGATGGCCGCCCTGCCGCCGCAGGGCGTGACGGCCGGCGTCGAGGCGTTCGACCTGGCCCGACGGTACGAGTGGTGCCTGGCCGCCGCCGCCGTGCTGCACCGGTGGTCCGCCGAGCCGGCCCGGCCGGAACTGGCCGCCACGCTGGCCCTGATCGTCGACCGGATCGGCGGTCACCGGCCCGACCCCGCCGCCTTCGACCGGCTCACCGACGACCTCAAGGAGCTGTCATGA
- a CDS encoding FlgD immunoglobulin-like domain containing protein yields the protein MVSFLRTTFLVVSEEETVALTGQLPAVRTARISTVLTLTMCLVGTLAAVPGTAIAASPEPTAELVLPAEARAIPRATRILNAGDTGFLWAQEGDDRLLWTVYANGTTTALDQRLPAPVQYDFRGWWPSAPSFHPGWYGAGSDTVAVYSAEPSPRVTLLRGASNGRTVTLPEGRSYQGTFGDTILTRTDDLAYHLLRDGVERPVSGFPDGVTEAAVEDADARSVIVRYRLADPVDEWRKWGLIDVASGVFTRLPDRLDPFDAWEVSGFRLATESILRLRSGRSLLDVLDREDFSAPTHTVTTGHLNYQAAHGLVGASLLSVDPIATGNNIYRGQRLWAERVDGTRRPATVMNPAAHQIVQAPDGSALVAGAREYVEEGDLDWGIWRISPTPDGSVTRHRITSVQPVPAQIHGLALGSGILSTADNSTIYSPSDFLGTYRSTWLTTPTGGGVPAVERATRDALVGGRDGSCGTSDNPRCITMFADGTGHHGRANATYRDVTMLYANGSAASGPSIETKHFAPRLIDLSGRYAVIDGGTYSTQYIGEFRPGAAGVVLQNRSFVGAAVWGSTLWSGSAASGVVTATQLPTGTVLESFTTSNGCSATRLQAVGRWVYWACVDYTYSERGSGVWDRVAKRHLPAPARDVLLGDGYLVEQVNGGLRLVDLNGQRPARTLVDADDLGPGAAPRTAWTVDRFGGAVAYADRRQQVHIVPTGIPASALSVIDSTVSDETDAWSGQWWLSKPAASWQFVVRDAAGTALRTLSGSSVRGLLRVAWDGRDSAGRPLADGAFAWTLTAQPADGVGPALTVAGPRLAPPPPPPPPAPAPPTATKKPSISGTLAVGSTVKAAPGTWSPAPTSYAYQWSANGTAIKSATGASLKVTPSVVGKRLTVTVTARRTGHPSGVATSPASAVVAKGKASKATKKPSVSGTPKVGRTVKALVGTWSPKVDSYRYEWRLNGKVIKGATGKTLKLKSSMRNKKLTVVVIARKAGYVDGRSTSKAVTVRR from the coding sequence ATGGTGTCCTTTCTCCGCACCACTTTTCTTGTGGTTTCCGAGGAGGAGACGGTGGCCCTGACCGGGCAACTGCCGGCCGTGCGTACGGCGCGGATCTCGACTGTTCTGACCTTGACGATGTGCCTCGTCGGCACGCTCGCCGCAGTGCCCGGCACGGCGATCGCCGCCTCCCCCGAGCCGACTGCGGAGTTGGTGCTGCCCGCCGAGGCGCGGGCCATCCCGCGCGCCACCCGGATCCTCAACGCCGGCGACACCGGATTCCTGTGGGCACAGGAGGGTGACGACCGTCTGTTGTGGACGGTGTACGCAAACGGCACGACCACCGCGCTCGACCAGCGGCTGCCCGCACCGGTGCAGTACGACTTCCGAGGCTGGTGGCCGTCGGCCCCCTCGTTCCACCCTGGTTGGTACGGGGCGGGTTCGGACACGGTGGCCGTCTATTCGGCCGAGCCGTCGCCACGGGTGACGCTGCTGCGGGGTGCCTCGAACGGCCGCACGGTGACGTTGCCCGAGGGACGGTCCTACCAGGGCACCTTCGGTGACACCATTCTGACCCGCACCGACGACCTGGCGTACCACCTGCTCCGGGACGGCGTCGAGAGGCCGGTCTCCGGCTTTCCCGATGGTGTGACGGAGGCTGCGGTCGAGGACGCCGACGCCCGTTCCGTCATCGTTCGCTACCGGCTCGCCGATCCGGTCGACGAGTGGCGCAAGTGGGGCCTGATCGACGTCGCCAGCGGTGTCTTCACCCGGCTTCCGGACCGGCTCGACCCGTTCGACGCTTGGGAGGTGAGCGGCTTCCGGCTCGCCACCGAGTCGATCCTGAGGCTGCGCAGCGGGCGTTCCCTACTGGACGTCCTGGACCGGGAGGACTTCTCGGCACCGACCCACACGGTCACCACGGGCCACCTCAACTACCAGGCCGCGCACGGGCTGGTCGGTGCGAGCCTGCTCTCGGTCGATCCGATCGCCACGGGCAACAACATCTATCGTGGGCAGCGGCTCTGGGCCGAGCGCGTCGACGGAACGCGACGCCCGGCCACGGTCATGAACCCGGCCGCGCACCAGATCGTCCAGGCACCGGACGGGTCCGCCCTGGTGGCGGGTGCGCGGGAGTACGTCGAGGAGGGCGACCTGGACTGGGGGATCTGGCGGATCTCGCCGACCCCGGACGGCTCGGTCACCCGGCACCGGATCACGTCGGTGCAGCCGGTGCCGGCGCAGATCCACGGGCTCGCGCTCGGCAGCGGCATCCTCAGCACGGCCGACAACAGCACCATCTACAGTCCCAGCGACTTCCTCGGCACCTACCGCAGCACCTGGTTGACCACGCCGACCGGCGGGGGCGTACCGGCCGTCGAGCGCGCCACCCGGGACGCGCTGGTCGGTGGCCGCGACGGCTCCTGCGGCACGTCCGACAACCCCCGCTGCATCACGATGTTCGCCGACGGCACCGGCCATCACGGTCGCGCCAATGCGACCTACCGCGACGTGACGATGTTGTACGCGAACGGGTCCGCCGCGTCGGGCCCGAGCATCGAGACGAAGCACTTCGCCCCGAGGCTCATCGACCTCTCCGGTCGGTACGCGGTGATCGACGGTGGCACGTACAGCACCCAGTACATCGGCGAGTTCCGGCCCGGGGCGGCGGGTGTCGTGCTCCAGAACCGGTCATTCGTCGGGGCCGCCGTCTGGGGTTCGACGCTGTGGAGCGGCTCGGCCGCCTCCGGTGTGGTGACCGCCACCCAGCTTCCCACCGGCACCGTCCTGGAGAGTTTCACCACCAGCAACGGATGCTCGGCCACCCGGCTGCAGGCCGTGGGGCGCTGGGTGTACTGGGCGTGCGTGGACTACACGTACAGCGAGCGGGGCTCGGGTGTCTGGGACCGGGTGGCCAAGCGCCACCTGCCCGCCCCGGCACGTGACGTGCTGCTCGGCGACGGCTACCTGGTCGAGCAGGTGAACGGCGGGCTCCGGCTGGTCGACCTGAACGGCCAGCGCCCGGCCCGGACGCTGGTGGACGCGGACGACCTCGGTCCGGGTGCCGCACCGCGTACCGCCTGGACCGTGGACCGGTTCGGCGGCGCGGTCGCGTACGCCGACCGGCGGCAGCAGGTCCACATCGTGCCGACCGGCATCCCGGCATCGGCGTTGAGCGTGATCGACTCGACCGTGTCCGACGAGACCGATGCCTGGTCCGGTCAGTGGTGGCTGTCGAAGCCCGCCGCCTCCTGGCAGTTCGTCGTCCGTGACGCGGCGGGCACCGCCCTGCGTACGCTGTCCGGCTCGTCGGTCCGGGGCCTGCTGCGGGTGGCCTGGGACGGCCGGGACTCCGCCGGTAGGCCGCTGGCCGACGGTGCCTTCGCGTGGACGTTGACCGCCCAGCCCGCTGACGGCGTGGGTCCCGCCCTGACCGTCGCCGGCCCACGACTCGCCCCGCCGCCGCCCCCGCCGCCTCCGGCTCCCGCACCGCCGACGGCGACGAAGAAGCCGTCGATCTCGGGCACCCTCGCGGTCGGCTCGACGGTGAAGGCGGCACCCGGCACGTGGAGCCCGGCCCCCACCTCGTACGCCTATCAGTGGTCGGCCAACGGCACCGCGATCAAGAGCGCGACCGGTGCGTCCCTGAAGGTCACGCCGTCGGTGGTGGGCAAGCGGCTCACCGTCACGGTGACCGCGAGGCGTACCGGCCATCCGTCCGGTGTGGCCACCTCACCCGCATCGGCCGTGGTCGCCAAGGGTAAGGCGTCGAAGGCGACGAAGAAGCCGTCGGTCAGCGGTACCCCGAAGGTGGGCCGGACGGTGAAGGCACTGGTCGGCACCTGGTCGCCGAAGGTCGACTCCTACCGTTACGAGTGGCGGCTCAACGGCAAAGTGATCAAGGGCGCGACGGGGAAGACGCTGAAGCTCAAGTCCTCGATGCGCAACAAGAAGCTGACCGTCGTGGTGATCGCCCGCAAGGCGGGGTACGTGGACGGCAGGTCGACCAGCAAGGCGGTGACCGTACGCCGCTGA
- a CDS encoding acyl-CoA dehydrogenase, with product MTAPARLDELEHLLGDPSDDGNPLGGTAALVADEKDEVFGAAERALDAYCLNAEFVPRRHGGRLAGADDLIQVLRTVFRRDPSLGLGYGVSSFISSVNVWAAGSPTQTRWVADTLLSNQKIASAYHELAHGNDFSRAEFAARPGTTGGWRLTGRKEVVTNVTRARGLVLLARTDERPGSRSHSQILVDKQTLPDGVMRDLARYPSVGMRGVQLGGIEFTDCPVDDEAVVGRPGQGIETALRSFQLTRTAIPSMLAGVLDSGLRSTMDFAADRRLYGHRVADQPEVRRLLVDAYLDLLICDSLGLVAARALHLLPGQTSMYASAVKYLVGKRLMDAMHQLSLVLGAHFYLREGRYAIFQKLLRDLAPAGFGHAARVACLGTMLPQVPLLARRGWVHPEPADPALFRIGEELPELPFARLRVSAGGLDGLAGSLGAAVDRLTGDEPEQQRLRRLAGQFTAELGDLAEAGAALHPSDLGVDARVEVLDLPARYATVLAASACLNVWLARDDDPAWVTGALDRLARSLGRPGDDRAGDHREPLYQELAARHAERRSFDLSRRPLPG from the coding sequence ATGACGGCCCCCGCCCGGCTGGACGAGCTGGAACACCTGCTCGGCGACCCGTCCGACGACGGCAACCCGCTCGGCGGCACGGCCGCGCTGGTGGCCGACGAGAAGGACGAGGTGTTCGGCGCCGCCGAGCGCGCCCTCGACGCGTACTGCCTCAACGCCGAGTTCGTGCCACGCCGCCACGGCGGGCGGCTGGCCGGGGCCGACGACCTGATCCAGGTGCTGCGGACGGTGTTCCGGCGGGACCCGTCGCTGGGGCTCGGCTACGGCGTCAGCTCGTTCATCTCGTCGGTCAACGTCTGGGCCGCCGGCTCACCGACGCAGACCCGATGGGTGGCCGACACGCTGCTCTCCAACCAGAAGATCGCCTCGGCCTACCACGAACTGGCGCACGGCAACGACTTCTCCCGCGCCGAGTTCGCGGCCCGGCCGGGCACGACCGGCGGGTGGCGGCTGACCGGACGCAAGGAGGTGGTCACCAACGTCACGCGGGCACGGGGGCTGGTGCTGCTGGCCCGCACCGACGAGCGGCCGGGCAGCCGCAGCCACTCGCAGATCCTGGTCGACAAGCAGACGCTGCCGGACGGCGTGATGCGTGACCTGGCCCGCTACCCGAGCGTGGGCATGCGCGGCGTGCAGTTGGGCGGCATCGAGTTCACCGACTGCCCGGTGGACGACGAGGCGGTGGTGGGTCGGCCCGGTCAGGGCATCGAGACCGCGCTGCGCTCGTTCCAGCTCACCCGCACCGCGATCCCCAGCATGCTCGCCGGTGTCCTCGACTCGGGTCTGCGGTCGACCATGGACTTCGCCGCCGACCGGCGTCTCTACGGCCACCGCGTCGCCGACCAGCCCGAGGTCCGGCGGCTGCTCGTCGACGCGTACCTGGATCTGCTGATCTGCGACAGCCTCGGCCTGGTCGCGGCCCGCGCGCTGCACCTGCTGCCCGGCCAGACCAGCATGTACGCCTCCGCCGTGAAGTACCTGGTGGGCAAGCGGCTGATGGACGCGATGCACCAGCTCTCCCTGGTGCTCGGGGCGCACTTCTACCTGCGCGAGGGCCGGTACGCGATCTTCCAGAAGCTGCTGCGCGACCTGGCCCCGGCCGGGTTCGGGCACGCCGCCCGTGTCGCCTGCCTGGGCACCATGCTTCCCCAGGTGCCGCTGCTGGCGCGGCGCGGCTGGGTGCATCCGGAGCCGGCCGACCCGGCGCTGTTCCGGATCGGCGAGGAACTGCCCGAGCTGCCGTTCGCGCGGCTAAGGGTCTCCGCCGGCGGGCTGGACGGCCTGGCCGGATCGCTGGGCGCGGCCGTGGACCGGCTCACCGGCGACGAGCCGGAGCAGCAGCGACTCCGCCGGCTGGCCGGGCAGTTCACGGCCGAACTCGGCGACCTCGCCGAGGCGGGGGCCGCGCTGCACCCCTCCGACCTGGGCGTGGACGCCCGCGTCGAGGTGCTCGACCTGCCCGCCCGGTACGCCACCGTGCTCGCCGCCTCGGCCTGCCTGAACGTCTGGCTGGCCCGGGACGACGACCCGGCCTGGGTCACCGGGGCACTGGACCGGCTGGCCCGCAGCCTCGGCCGTCCGGGCGACGACCGCGCCGGCGACCACCGCGAGCCGCTCTATCAGGAACTGGCCGCCCGGCACGCGGAGCGACGCAGCTTCGACCTGTCCCGCCGACCGCTGCCGGGATGA